The following proteins are co-located in the Silene latifolia isolate original U9 population chromosome 1, ASM4854445v1, whole genome shotgun sequence genome:
- the LOC141648393 gene encoding cytochrome P450 89A2-like, producing the protein MQIGGMEIWLAIALITCIIATLLLKPYISLKNKNSLKNSLPPGPRSIPIISSIKWLRKSTIEVEAALKALHPKYGPIITVSAASRPFIFISTPPLVYEALIQKGNTFASRPNALLTAKILTNNQLNISSANYGPNWRILRRNLISNIVNPSLTKDFSHARKWALNILLKRFKSDVINTEVTEHLSFSVFALLVFMCFGDKLIESEIKDISVIQHKLLTSFGRFQILNMYPPMTKILLRSRWNELFNLKRKRKEILSPYVRSRKEFQKQKILSSSYFDKTTRMVTSYVDTLFELEITDEDHTKRKLNEEELVTLCSEFLNAGTDTTSTALQWIMANLVKYPSIQDTLFQAIKEVIGTEAKEVKEEDLSKIPYLNAVILEGLRRHPPSYFSLPHAVSEEATLGEYNVPKNAIIFFTLTEMCRDPKVWEDPMEFKPERFLENEKDIDITGSREIKMMPFGVGRRICPAFRLAILHLEYFVANLVWKFEWNIPNGYQVDLSEKQEFTVVLKHPLHVYLRPRQFN; encoded by the exons ATGCAAATTGGAGGCATGGAAATATGGCTAGCAATTGCCTTAATAACATGCATTATTGCAACATTATTGCTCAAGCCTTACATTTCattgaaaaataaaaatagtTTGAAAAATTCGTTACCTCCGGGTCCTCGAAGTATTCCGATTATAAGTAGTATCAAATGGCTACGAAAATCGACCATAGAGGTTGAAGCGGCCCTAAAAGCGTTACATCCTAAATACGGACCCATAATAACAGTATCTGCTGCTTCTCGTCCTTTTATTTTCATATCGACTCCTCCTTTAGTTTATGAAGCCCTAATTCAGAAGGGTAACACCTTTGCTAGCCGTCCTAATGCACTCCTCACCGCGAAAATTTTAACAAATAATCAACTAAATATTAGTTCGGCTAATTATGGACCCAATTGGCGTATTTTACGTCGTAATTTAATCTCAAATATTGTCAACCCTTCTCTAACCAAAGATTTCTCCCATGCTCGTAAATGGGCCCTTAACATTTTACTCAAGCGTTTTAAGAGTGACGTTATTAATACTGAAGTGACCGAACACTTAAGTTTTTCTGTGTTCGCTTTACTTGTGTTTATGTGTTTTGGGGACAAATTAATTGAATCCGAAATTAAAGACATTAGTGTCATTCAACACAAATTATTAACTTCCTTCGGTCGCTTTCAAATACTTAACATGTACCCTCCTATGACCAAGATTTTACTTAGGAGCCGTTGGAACGAGTTATTCAACCTAAAACGAAAACGTAAAGAAATTTTATCTCCTTACGTGCGATCACGTAAGGAGTTTCAAAAACAGAAGATATTATCTTCTAGTTACTTTGATAAAACTACGAGAATGGTCACTTCTTATGTGGACACGTTGTTCGAACTTGAAATAACCGATGAAGATCATACGAAGCGAAAGCTAAATGAGGAAGAATTGGTTACCCTTTGTTCAGAATTTCTTAATGCAGGAACTGATACAACGTCGACCGCTTTGCAATGGATTATGGCCAATCTTGTTAAATACCCATCTATTCAAGATACTCTTTTCCAAGCAATCAAAGAG GTAATAGGGACAGAAGCGAAAGAAGTTAAAGAAGAAGACCTATCTAAAATTCCCTACTTAAATGCGGTTATATTAGAAGGGTTGCGACGACACCCACCAAGTTACTTTTCACTACCACATGCGGTAAGTGAAGAGGCGACCCTTGGTGAGTACAATGTGCCGAAAAATGCCATAATTTTTTTCACATTGACAGAGATGTGTCGTGATCCGAAGGTGTGGGAGGATCCGATGGAATTTAAACCGGAAAGATTCTTGGAGAACGAGAAAGACATTGATATAACCGGAAGTCGAGAAATAAAGATGATGCCCTTTGGAGTAGGAAGAAGAATATGTCCTGCATTTCGATTAGCTATACTTCATTTAGAGTATTTTGTTGCTAATTTGGTGTGGAAATTTGAATGGAATATCCCAAATGGATATCAAGTAGATTTGTCTGAAAAACAAGAATTTACCGTTGTACTGAAGCATCCACTCCATGTTTACTTAAGGCCTAGACAATTTAATTGA